In Lactuca sativa cultivar Salinas chromosome 5, Lsat_Salinas_v11, whole genome shotgun sequence, the DNA window CACcacttccattagaggcatttgTACAGGTTCTACATCCAACCATTTCCAATATTTGCATTTACCCTTCAACACAAATAACTCATAAGAAGATTTCAAATCAAGAAAATGAAACAGAAAATGAGAAAGATTCAAGTGAAATAGCTTACCTCATTGCACACCATGAAATGTCTCCCTGGATTCTTTTGGTGTTGTTGACGTTACAATACGTGTAGGGAAACCACAATCACAAGTTTTTGGATAGTACACTGTTGATTTCTTGCTTGATCGATTGAGGGACGATGAGAAGCTGTAGGAGGAAGCCATTAAGGAATTAGGGCACAATAAAGGAACCACATACGCCCCTTTTTTAATAACATTAGCCCTACATGCCACATAGGATCAAACTAACACGTAGAATCGATAAATCCTTTGCAACCGGCAAAAAACAATCGGAAGAAAAAAATTTACACAAATCAATAAGTTAAATGGCTATTAGAACACAAAAAAACGTTTACCAAATGTAGTATGTTGTCTTCTCAATccctttattttaatatattagctCTACTTTTAGAATTAATTACTATTAACTTTTTGAATGGACAAAGTACCTTTTCCACGTAAACACAGTGTGTGATCCATGTTTCCTTCTTCAGGCGCTGTAACGAATTCCTTAATGGAGTCGGTTCAATTCATTCCCCCATGGACTCTTTCATGCTTCTTACATTTCTTTGCTTGATTTTTGCTTTACAATCAAGTAATCGATCCAACACTGTTTCGTGATTATTTCTAAAACAATCAAAATTCGCCTTCCATTGCAGACGCAGATTTCGCATTCACTGTTGCGTGATATCAGGTACGCGATTTCACCTAGGGTTTTTGAATAGAACGTATTATCTCTTTGATTCGTATGTTTGTACGTGGAATAGACGATTAAATAAGTGAAAATAAAAACCGTGTAGGATAAATGGCGGAGAACGATGTAAAGGAAGTTGTTGAACAGAAGAATGATGATTCGCCAAGAAAGGAGAAGAGGAGTATCTTCTCTCGAATTTGGAATGGATTGGCTAGGTTACATGGTGATAATTTTGAAAAGAGATTGCAACATATATCTAAAGAAGAGGCTACTGTTCTTGCTAGAATGAAgaaaagatctaagagatggcGGAGAACTGCTCGGGATATAATTGCATTTTCTGTTCTTTTTGAGGTAAACCGTAAACTCAATCCTCATCATTATCTCTCTAATCTTCAATAATGTCTGATATTTTGCTTGATTAGACTAACAGACAGTTATCTCCCTTACCGATTCAGTTACTCTATTTGCTATTTTATACAATGAATCACTCGCAGGGGTGACCtaaatgatttaaatttaaaCATTTTTAGATGTTGCATCTATACTGCTATTTTCTATTTGATACAACGTATCAATGCTGCTTATATACATATGCAGCAGACTATAAAACTCGAAACTATTGTTTCTTCACAAGTGATTGTTTCTGTATTTGCTTATTATCATGTTCTATTTTTCTCAATTAGACAAGTCGATTATAACTTGGTGTCCACAGACAACATATAATTTGTGAAATTCAAACAATGACCTTCAACTAGCAAGTGGTATAATCATGATTCAAATATCCAGATTTGGTATAATCCATGTAAATGAGCATGTAGATGAAAACACTACCTGTTGTTTGTTTTGATTTCAGATTGCTGCAATCGGATATGGCATAACAACAACAAGATCAGTAAACTTAGAGTGGAATACAAGAGCTCTGCGAGTTTTACCTATGTTTGTTTTGCCTTTTTTATCATGGGCTTTGTATTGTGGACTTCAAAGCTTCAAAACTTTTCGTAAGTTCCCTTCACACGTATATAATATTCATTACCTTAATTCCCATATTCAATGACTTAATCAAAATTTGATCTGTTTATAGGCGATCAAAGAGATGAAAGATCTTTAGAGAAGCTTCGGGCTGAAAGGCAGAAGAAAATCAATGAACTGAAAGACAGAACTAATTATTACAACAcccaacaactgattcagagatACGATTCAGATCCAGCAGCAAAGGCAGCTGCTGCATCAGTGCTTGCATCCAAATTGGGAGCTGAATCAGGGCTACAGGTGAATCTAGATGAATCACATCTGAATGTGCACCTTGGCACAGGGAAGAGCAATGATTTTGAGGCTCTGCAGTCTAGTGGTTTAAGGAGAAGAAACACATTGGAAGGAAGATCTCCTGGGAGTGGAAGTAATTCAGAAAAAGAAGGTTTTCAATATGCAGGAAGTGAGGTTTCTGAGATTTCTTTACCTAGTGAGCTTGTTGTTGAGCATAGTCCTGTGGCTATAAGTCCACAAGATGGGGGTTGGATTGCTAGACTTGCTGCATTGCTTGTGGGTGAGGACCCCACACAATCTTATGCACTTATATGTGGTAATTGCCATATGCACAATGGTGagtaaatttatttttttgtcattttggCTTTCATGTAAATAATACATTAACAACATAATAATGGCTTAATTGCAGGTCTTGCAAGGAAGGAAGATTTTCTAGTGATTACTTACTATTGTCCACACTGCCATGCTTTGAACAAACCGAAGAATTTGgatgaaaattcttcatgtcttAACAGCCCTAATATGAGATCTCCAATGGCACATCACCATTACCATGCATTGAATAAACCAACAAGATTAACTGAAAATAATTCTTCAGAAACCAACTCCTCTGAATCTGAAACGAGATCTTCTTCTAAAACAAGGAACTCTCAGTCTGATGAAAAGTGTTCAGATGCCAAAGCCCCTGATGTCAAATCTTCAACAAAACCAATGGCTAATGCTAAATCGATGAGTGAGAATGTATCTGCTAAGGGTAAGGTGGGATTACCCAGAGTGGAGAGTGAAAAAAAAGTTGTTGAGGATCTTGCTGATAGCTAACAAGCTCAATACGGTTTATATTGTTTTATTAACATGAAAGATTTACAACTATTTGTGTAACTAAGTCATGACGAAAACGCTATAGTTTGATTTGTTTTAGTAcagatttttttttcttcctGAAAGAGCAAAAGAAGCAAGATCTTTGAAGCAGACTGATTTTGATTAGTTTAGTCGTCATTTGGTAAGGATCAAAACTGCATTCCATGtgcaaaaatatataattatgtcACACTTAGGTTTCTATAATCAGAGTATATAATAAGATtgctatatattttttttctatgacttttcaatttccgcttttaaaacatgtttgtttATAATCAAATGTTGAAGGAAAACGAGCGCATAAACAATCACTAATTACATAAATGATATATGAGTTAGACATACTCTCCCCAATGTCTTGTAAACGTTACATCACAAACTTTTCCGCTTCAAAACTAACATTTGATTAGGTTTTGTATATAACAAAAGAATGAGATACAAACAGAAAAAATTATCTAATGCTGTGCTATATTCCTCAAAAGAGTGTAAAAAACCTGATGCTAGTCTTCTTCTTCAGCTGGCAAAGTCGGGCTGTTTGCACAGCTTTCCTTTTGATGAAGTTCCAACATTTTCTTTTCAGGATTACAAAGCCCTACAGCATCAAATATTCATCACACAACTCAAATTTAAGTTGGATTTGTCAACAAGTTAAAGAAGATCCTTTaggagaaaaaaaaaatactaacctGAACACTTGGGGAGATCCCACACAGCTATAGATGTTGATGTACATTCGGTTTGACAAAGTTGACGATTGTCCTCATGGTTGACATTCATTGCAAGCATCCATGCACCAATAGTAACATCCTCATTGCTGAACATCCGGAAACTGAGAGATagaatattttaataataaagtAAATCTAAATATCAGTAACACAAAGATATCTTATACTACAAATATCAATATGGTAAGTGAAAATGTGAATAAATTGCCTGTTGTTTCTAAGAGCAACCAGGCTTGCAACAACATCTGCAGAGAGAGCATAAATTGGACCATAAGCATGAAGAAAGTATTCTGACCCAAGCATATACCCTAGAGGTTCATACCTACAAATATCAATAACTCAGTATCTTAGTCGCTAATAGTTGAAAAGTGGGACGCTTTCAAAGACTAACCATTTGAGTTTTGGGTCAGTGAACACGGGACCTTTCTTCATGCATCCAAGATATGTTTGTGAGTGAGGACGCTCTTTAGCCAAGAGCAACGAGAGCCGATCTTGCAAAAACACAAATCATTTCGGACAAAAATGTCAAATACTATGTTTCCTTTGCATTTGTATTTTCTTTAGATTTTGCAAATAGAAAGGTGAAGTCAAATCTTTGGAGAGATTGATCTATGTTTATTGTAATAATTTATCATATAGTGAATTTTCTCAACAATGAAGCTTGTTTTTTCTCCGGTTTTGAGATTTTCCATGTTTATGTTCGATTTTCGGTATT includes these proteins:
- the LOC111919997 gene encoding uncharacterized protein At2g24330 gives rise to the protein MAENDVKEVVEQKNDDSPRKEKRSIFSRIWNGLARLHGDNFEKRLQHISKEEATVLARMKKRSKRWRRTARDIIAFSVLFEIAAIGYGITTTRSVNLEWNTRALRVLPMFVLPFLSWALYCGLQSFKTFRDQRDERSLEKLRAERQKKINELKDRTNYYNTQQLIQRYDSDPAAKAAAASVLASKLGAESGLQVNLDESHLNVHLGTGKSNDFEALQSSGLRRRNTLEGRSPGSGSNSEKEGFQYAGSEVSEISLPSELVVEHSPVAISPQDGGWIARLAALLVGEDPTQSYALICGNCHMHNGLARKEDFLVITYYCPHCHALNKPKNLDENSSCLNSPNMRSPMAHHHYHALNKPTRLTENNSSETNSSESETRSSSKTRNSQSDEKCSDAKAPDVKSSTKPMANAKSMSENVSAKGKVGLPRVESEKKVVEDLADS